GGTCCGGCTGGTGTTTGCGGCCCGACTCGCGACGCCTACGGCGCGAAGCGACTCGTCCACCAAGTCGCGCGTATCCCCGTCGGCCGCTGCGCCCACGGCGTGGAGCAGGAACGGTGCGGGGACGCTTGTCAGGGCACCGTCGACGTCGGTGGGTCCGCAGTCGGTGTGACGCAATTCGATCATGTTCAAACCGCCGCGCCGGCCCGCGGGCAGCGTCGAACGTCGCGGCGATGGCGTCTGTCGCGTTGTCGCCCAGCCATATTCCGATGCCCTGGCCGGCAGCCGCGGGCGGGTCGAGATGGATCGCGGACAGGAAGCCACGTCGCCGGGACCGGTGGTGTCCACAACGGGCTGCGCGGCGCTCGTAACAGGGTCGCGCATGCCGTCCAGAACGGCTCCGCCGTCTGGTGATGCATAGGAGAGGTGGACAACCGGCGTGCCCAGCAGTTCGTCGGGAAAAGGGCCCTCGGGTGGGAGTTTCAACACCGATAGCGCACTGGTGACCGAAGCGCTCACGCGAGCGGTAGCGTTCGCCCACGCGGCGATTACCGCCGGCAGGTCGTCGGCACGCCACAGCAGGTAGCCGGTCCACAGGTCGGTCACCGGGACGAGGTCGATCTCGACCGCGGTGGCGATGCCGACGGGTGCCCCGCCGCGAAACGCCCATAGCGCTTCGCGGTCGATCGGATCGGACGCGTCGGGGGCGGCCCGGCGAATTCGGCCTTCGGCGTCGACGTAATCGACCGAGCGCAGCGTGGCCGCCGCGAGGCCGTGCTTGCGCACAAACCAGCCGACCCCGCCACCGAAGATGTAGCCGGCCA
This genomic window from Mycobacterium saskatchewanense contains:
- a CDS encoding FAD-dependent oxidoreductase — protein: MSWFATGHGAGEPVLGDDVLLDTSALTDVTVDPTRRLAYVGAGAMWPAVQKAAAPHGILGLSGTSPTVGVAGYIFGGGVGWFVRKHGLAAATLRSVDYVDAEGRIRRAAPDASDPIDREALWAFRGGAPVGIATAVEIDLVPVTDLWTGYLLWRADDLPAVIAAWANATARVSASVTSALSVLKLPPEGPFPDELLGTPVVHLSYASPDGGAVLDGMRDPVTSAAQPVVDTTGPGDVASCPRSISTRPRLPARASEYGWATTRQTPSPRRSTLPAGRRGGLNMIELRHTDCGPTDVDGALTSVPAPFLLHAVGAAADGDTRDLVDESLRAVGVASRAANTSRTAPSFRDGQLDAGESMSTSDFNRLRAVKIALDPRRVFRFHRGLER